In the genome of Streptomyces fagopyri, the window GACTTCAGCGCGGTCGCCTGGGCCGCCGAGAGCGCGTCACTGAGCGTGCCGCTGCCCGCCGTCGCCTTGGCCATCGCGTCCTGAAGCGACAGGTTCACCGTCTTCTGGGTGGGGCCCCAGGAGAAGTTGGTGTCGATGTTCTTGGACGAGTCCGCGAAGACGTCGAAGATCTTCTCGTTGTTGTAGTACGGAACACCCTGCGAGAGCGCGGGAAGCTCCGAACCGGCGGTCGCCGCCGGGTAGAGGCCGCCCAGCTTGTTCTCCAGCGCGAGCGCCTCCGGGTCGGTGTTCAGCCAGGAGTTGAACTTGACCGACTCGTACAGGTGCTTGTTGCCCTTCATGAACGCGACGGTGGAACCGCCCCAGTCACCGGACGCGGCGCTCGAACCCCAGGTCGGCATCGGGACGATGGACCACTTGCCGGCCTGGTCGGGCAGGTTGTCGCGGAACATGCTGTAGCCCCAGGCGGCGCCGACGTAGCTGGCGATCTGGTTCTTCTGGTACGCGGTGTACATCTGGGTCGAACCGTGGGCCAGGTCGGTGCGCACGAGCTTGGCGTCGATCATCTTCTGCCAGTAGTCGGCGACCTGCTTGCTCTGGTCGGACGCGACCGAGACGTGCCACTTGTCGCCGGAGTACTTGTACATCTCGGCGCTGTTCTGCCAGAGCAGCCCGTTGAACGCCTCGGCGTTGTTCGGGTCGAAGAACGTGATGCTGAGTCCGGGGTCGTCCTTGTGCAGCTTCCGCGCGTCCGCCGCGTAGTCGTCCCAGGTCTTGGGGATGTCCAGACCGTGCTTCTTGAAGATGTCGCTGCGCACGTAGAGCGCCATCGGGCCGGTGTCCTGCGGGAAGGCGAAGACGCCGGTTCCGCCGAAGCTGGACTGGGACCAGGTCCACGGCACGAACTTCGACTTGGCCGCGGTGGCCGCCGAACAGGCCGAGGCGTCCACGAAGGCGTTCTGGGTGCGCAGGAAGGGCAGTTCGTCGTAACCGACCTGGGCGAGCTCCGGCGCCTTGCCCGCCTTGAGGGCGTTGCCGATGGTGCCGTACTGGTCGTTGGAGATGTTCTTCATCTGAACCTGGATGTCAGGGTTCTTCTTGTTCCACAGGGCGACGACCTTGTCCATGCCCGGAACGGTGTTCCAGTACTGGAGGGTGACCTTGCCCTTCGCCGGCTCGCAGGAGGACGCGGACGCGTCACTCGACGGAGCGGGCGACGAGCACCCGGCGAGTACGGCGACGCTGGCTGCCGCAGCGACGGCGGCGAGGCTGATACGCGTGACTGTGTTGCTCATATCTTCCGTTCCAGAGAACGACTAGCGACGGCGCTAGGCGGGTCGACGTTGACACCTCAGGCGTGAAGCCTTCTGGTTGGAATGGCGGGACATCACGGTGTCTCGGCTCGGACGCCGGGCGCCGTGGTGGAACTCAGCAACCTTGGAGCACTTCCCGTGAGCGTTCCCGTGAACGTTCACGGGAGCGCTCACGGGAACGTGGTGAAGTGATCGGAAGTGTGCGCTCCGGCGCGTTCGAGTGTCAAGACTTTCGAGTCGTGCACGAGTCCGGCAGGTTACGCGGACCCGGCCAGCCGCAGCTCGGCACGGACGACGAGATCGTCCTCCGCGAGCGGGTCCGCGCCGGTCAGCAGCCGTGCGACCTGCTCGATGGCGAGTGCGCCGAGCTTGCGCGTGTCCAGGGCGACGCTGGCGAGCGGGGGCTCGACGAGCGCGCCCAACTGCAGGCCGTCGAAGCCGATCACGGCCAGATCCTGCGGGACGCTCCTGCCGAGCCGACGCGCCTCGCGCAGGACGCCGATCGCGATGATGTCGTTGAAGGTGAAGACCGCGGTGACGTCGGGATGGGCGTAGAGCAGGGCCCTGAGCGCCGCTCCGCCGCCGTCGGCCGACTGGTCCGCGCCGACCACCACGTCGGCGTCGATCCCGTGCGACACCGCGGCGGTCGTGAACCATTCGCGCCGGATGCTGGGGTCGACGCGACCGTGGTGGTCGAGCATGCCGATCCGCGTGTGCCCCGCGGCCACCAGGTGCGCGACCGCCGCGTGGACGCCCTCCTCACCGTCGATCCGGATCGAGCTGAACCGCGCGGTGTGGTGTTCACGGCCGATGAGCACGACCGGCATGCCACGGGTGAACAGCTGGAGTTCGTCCTCGGGGCAGCTGAAGTATCCGACGACCGCGTCCACCTGCGAGCTGATCACCTGGAGGGTGCCGCGTTCCTCTTCGGCCCGGTCCGCGGTGTCGTACACGACCACGTGCCAGCCGCGCGCCCGGGCCGCCTCCAGCGCGGCCGCCGCGACCTCCGTGAAGAAGGGGTTCAGCAGGTCGGGTATGACCAGCCCGATGGTGGTGGTGTCCTGGCGGACCAGACCGCGGGCGAACCGGGACGGCCGGTATCCGAGCGCGCGGGCGGCGTCGAGGACGCGCTGTTTGGTGGAGCCGTCGATCTCGTCCTTGTCGTTCAGTGCCCTCGACACGGTCTGCCGGGACACCCCGGCGGACCGGGCGACGTCATGGATCGTGACTTTTCGGGGTTCCCCCGACACCGACGACGACACCATCGCCCACCTCCTGCTGCCAGCGGGCGCCGATGCGCCCGCAGGGCCCCGAGTATGCCTGTGCCCGGCACGAAAGCGCGACGTCAGGTCTCCTCGCGGCCGACGACCACGGTATCGCCAGGTCCGGGCGGGTCTCCGCGTTCCGCCCACCGGGATCGCGGGCCCGTACGGCGGCGGCGGTGCGGGAGCCCACCGACGTCCCGGGGAACGGGCCGTCCGGGCGCGGAGGGAATTCCGCCGCTCTCCGACGGCGCGCGTGTCCCGGCGTCCGCCGCCGCTCCCCGCCGGCCCCTTTCCCGGTCAGAGGTGGGGGCCGGGTCGCCGTCGGCGTCGACCGGCCTCCGTGAGGTCGCCGCCGACCGGTCGGGGCCGGTCGGCCGGGTCCGGTCGGCCGGGTGGGACCGGTCGCGAGGCCGGTCGGGTGGTGAAGCCCGGACCGAGTTCCGGCGGCACCCCCTTCCGCACCACCGCGACGGACGACCGGCCGACCGGACCACGGCCGGTGTCCCGTGACGGCGCGGGTGTCTCAGCCGGTGAAGGCTTCGACCAGGGTCCAGACGGCGAGTCCGCCCATGCACAGGGCGCCGACGCGCTGGACGTTCTTCAGGGGAACGCGCTGGGCGATGAAACGGCCCACCAGCAGGGCGAGCGCGGAGACCGACATCAGGGCCAGGGCCGAGCCGATGGCGGTGGGCAGCCAGCCGTTGGTGGCGGCGAGGTTGGCCGTGGTGATCTGGGTGAGGTCGCCCCATTCGCTGATGAAGACGGCCATGAAGGCCGTGGTGTAGACGGGCCAGAAGCCGGTCACGGTCTTCGGGCCGCCGTCCTCGTCCTCGTCGTCTCCCCCGCGCAGCAGGACGAAGGCGCCGAACGCGAACAAGGCGGCGGAGACGAGCTTGACGGCCATGCCGGGAAGCATGCCGAGCAGGCTGCCTGCGCCGACGGCGATGGCCACGTGCACGATGAAGGCGGTGGAGGTGCCGAACCACACGTACAGGGGCCGCATCCGGGTGCCCATGGCCAGTGAGGCGAACATGGTCTTGTCGGGGAGCTCTGCGAGGAAGATCAGCCCGAAGGCGGTGATGAGCGCCAGGGGGTCGAAGGTCATTCCCTTGCTTTCTGCTGGGGCCGGGCCGACGGCTCGTACGGCACCCACGGGGCGACGGGAGGAACCACTCGGCCCGGCACGACGGGGCGACCCGCACGGAAATGCGGGTCCGGTCATGCCTGGCCGAAGGTCTCGTCCGCCCCGCACTGTGTGCGGTGGCCCGGTGGCCGGGGCTCCCTCGGGTGCCCAGTGTGTCGACCAGCGGTTCTCGGGACTACTCCCCTTCGCTGCCCTTCACCCTAACAGGCGATCCTCGCGGCCCGCCCCGCTCGCGGGCCGCCCCGGCCGCGGCCCGTCCTACTCACCCGGGGGCGTGCCCGCGCGGTCGGGGACACCTCTCGGCCCGGGGAGGACCGCGATCGCGGTCAGGGGGTGTCACCCGACCAGTCCCAGCAGGCCCCGCCGCCCGGGCGCGGGTCGTACATCGCCCGGCCGCCGGCACCGAACCGCCCCAGTTCCGTCTCGAGGGCGACGCCGGTGCCGGTCTCGTCCGGTGTCCAGCCGGTGATGTCGAGCAGCAGGCCGTCCAGCGGACCGCCGACCAGCTCGCCGTAGACATGTCCCGGCTGTGGACCCCGCCGGGGATCGTCGTGGTCCGCGCCGTAGACCCGGCCGCGCAGCAACTCCTCGTCCCTGTCCATACGTCCCAGGATTCCAGTCACCACTGACAACGCCGGGTCGCGCGAGGCGCTCGACGGGCCCCGGTCACAGCAGTCGCCGGATGTCGCCGCGGACACGGTAGAAGCCGCCGGCCGCCGGGTGCAGGGCGTCCACGACGTAGCGCGCGCCGGGCTGCCGTATGGTCCGCGGGAACTGGACGTTCCAGGACGTGTCGTAGCCCTCGGACACCACCTGTACGCGCAGCCGGCCGTTCGTCCGTACACACTCGACGACGATCGCCCCGCCCGGGGCTCGCGCCACGGTGGTCACCGCGTCCACGGCCGTGACCGGAGCGCGGGCCGGCAGGGCCGCGGCGAGCTTGACGTCCCGCGCCACCGGCACCGTCCCCCGCTGTGCCGCGGCGACCGCCGCCTCGCTCGCGTCCAGGCAGACCAGCGAGCCGTCCGTGGTCACCAGGTACAGGCGCTCGTCGCGGTACTGCATCGACAGCGCCGAGCCACCGCCGGTGCCGAGCTTCCACAGGCGGGTCCCGTCCCGGTCGAAGCAGTAGACGGACGACGACGCGTCACCGGCGAAGACGAACCGTCCGCCCGGCGAGGTCGCGCACGAGTAGACCGCGTTGTCGCAGGTGTAGGTGGCCTCGATCGTGCCCGTCTCCTTCGACAGCCGCTGGACCACACGGTGCGCGGTTCCCGCGTACACGGCGTCGTGCTCCTGCCAGCCGAACAGGACGCCGCCGCGTGTGGTCGTGTGCCACAACTCGCCGCCGCCGTCCGGTGCGTAGGCGGTGACGCCCCGCTGGTGACCGTGGTACACGGCCCGGTCGTCGGCACGGACCATCCAGGCGTGTTCGCCCTGGCTGCGTCGGGCCCACTGATGCTCGTCCTCGTGATCGATGACGGTGAGCCGGCCGCCGCGGTCCGAGACGTTCAGTACGCCCTCGTGGATGTCCAGCCAGAAGATGTCCACGTCCGCCGCGACGTCGTACGCCGCGAACGGCACCTTCGAGGACAGGTCGTAGACGCTGCCGTCGTCGCAGCCCGCGTAGATCCAGAAGTCGTCGGCCACCAGGCACTTCACGCCGTCCGGCAGGCTGAAGTGGGCGAGGACGCCGCCTTCGTGGTCCAGGGTGTAGACGTCGCCCGCCTGGTTGCCGACCCAGCAGCGGTCGTCGTCGACATGAATGCCGAACGCCGAGGAGCCGGTGCGGAACCGCCACAGCACGGGGGCCACCGCGCGTGCGGTGGACGGCGCCGAGGCGACCTGACGCCGGGTCACCGCGCGCGGGGCGCGCTGCCCGGCGACGGCCGGGGCATAACCCTTGCGGACCTTCTCCCCGACCTTCTTCGCGGCGGCGGACCGCGCCTTCTCCGGCGTGGCGAACGACGTCGTCTGGGTCTGCCCCGCGCCACCGATCCGCCCGTACCGCACGGTCACCACCGGGCCGTCGACGCCCACTTCGTAGAACTTGTGCGCACCGTCGCTGTCCTGTGAAAGCTCCAGATACGTCGTCGGCACCGCGGACCCGGCAGCCATGGCAGACCCCTCCCCAGGACGGACCCACGGCCTGTCCCGCCGGTCCCACTTCCCGAACCGTAGAGGGCACCACTGACATGAGTGCCGGGGAACCGGCGGGGTGGCTCACGGGCGCGCGCACGCCGGGATGTCCGGCATCGCCCGATGGGCGACCCCGCCGTCCCGCGGGACACTCAGTCGAGACAGAACTCGTTGCCCTCGATGTCCTGCATCACGATGCACGACTCGTTGTCCCCATCGGCCAGCAGTACCCGCACACGTGCCGCGCCGAGCTGGACCAGTCGTACGCATTCGGCCTCGAGCGTGGCCAGGCGCTCCTCGCCCACCAGCCCGGTGCCGGCCCTCACGTCGAGATGCACCCGGTTCTTGACGACCTTGCCCTCGGGCACGCGCTGAAAGTACAGGCGCGGGCCCACACCTGAGGGATCACTGCAGGCGAACCACGAGTCTCGGTCCTCGGGAGACTGGGAGCGGTTGAAGTCGTCCCACGTGGCGAATTCCTCCGGCGGCGGTGGTGCGACGTATCCCAGCACCTCGCACCAGAAGCGGGCGAGACGCTCGGGTTCCGCGCAGTCGAAGGTGACTTGGACCTGCCTGATCGTTGACATCGGCGCACCCTACCAAGGCGGCTACGACGCCCATGTCCCGGCGGGGATCGGCGGGTTGCCGGGAGAACGGCCCCCGCCGGCCCCCGGTCAGGCGAAGAGGCGGCTGGGGTGGGAGGCGCGTCGGGCCGTGGCCAGGAGGCCACGGATCCGGGGGCCGGCCTGGTCGATGTCGTCGACAGGCGTGGCGAACGGCAGCCGGACGTCGCGGTGCGTGGTGGGGTACTCCAGGCGCAGGGTCACGCCGTAACGGTCCACGGCCAGGGGAACCGCACGGATCACGCCCCGCACCGGCTGTGGCCGCACGAGCCGCAGGAGCAGCGGGACGAGTTCCTCGTGGCTGTCCACGAGGTGAGTCAGCATGCCCGCCTCGCTCGTGGCCATCGGGTCAGGGCCGACGGCCTGGAGTTCGTCCAACGTGACGAACCGTCGGCCCCCGCCGTCCTCGATGACCGCCTGCCCGAACTCCATGCAGGCACTTCGGGACGACTCGTCGCCGTAGGGAGCCGCGAGCAGCCCGGTGAGGGTGACACGGGCACGCAACCGGTCGCGTACGGCCGTGGGCGCGATGTCGGTGAACTCGAGCCGGACCGGGACGCGCGCGCCGGGCTCGGCGGGACCGCCTTCCGCCGGAGCGTGGAGGTGGAGGCGGCCCAACGCGCCGGCGCCGTCGAGACGGTTCACCTCGGTGTGGCTCCCGTCGCTCACCACGGTCATGGACTGGGCCGCGTACAGGATCGACTGCACACGTTCGGCGGGGGTCGGCCGCGTGACGCGGGCGCTGTGGAAACGCATGCGAGTTCTCCAAGGTGACTGAAGAGGCTGAAGAGGTCCGAGTCAGTTACTTAGGTAAGGCAACCTAATTCACCGCAACGCGAAGGGGGACATCCGCGCACACCCTCGACTCCGGAGCCCCTGCCACCCAGCCTCCAAGGGGCCTATCCACGCATCACCGGAGGATGCGTGCCCCCGGCGACCTCGAACCCGCCCGGCCGGATCTCCTCATGACACTCACCGCAGGTGGTCACCGGATGCAGCACCGCTCCGCAGGTGTGCCGGAAAACGGCCTTGGGTTCGGCATGACCCGTGTGCCGCTCCCCCCATTCCTTGAGCGTGAGGATCACGGGAATCAGGTCCGCGCCCGCTTCCGTCAGGTGGTACTCGTGGCGCACGGGGCGCTCCGAGTACTGGCGCCGCACGATGACTCCGGCCTCCTCCAGCCTGCGCAGCCGGCCGGTCAGCAGGGTCCGCGGCGCGCCGGTGAGTCGGGCCAGGTCGGAGAAGCGGTGGAAACCGTAGAGCAGTTCGCGCAGCACCGGCAGCGAGTAACGGTCGCCGAGCACCTCCAGCGCGTCGCTCATCGAACATTCCCGGGGACTTGGTATCGATTCTGGACTCACGTTGCTACAGTACACCTGACTGAGTCCAGAAAATGTACTGACTAGGAACAGGTGCGCATCATGGGTGTCGTCGAAACCCTTACCGACCGTAACGCCGAGTTCGCGAAGAACGGCTTCACCGAGGGCCTGCGGATGATGCCCGCCCTCAAGACCATCGTCATCGGCTGTGTGGACCCGCGTGTGGACCCCGCGGCCGTCCTCGGCGCGGAGCAGGGGGAGATCGCCGCCATCCGCAACGTGGGCGGCCGGGTCACCCCGCGCACACTGATGGAGCTGGTCATGCTCCGCAAGGTGACCCAGGCCGCCGGGGCGGACCTCGGCCCCGGCTGGGAGCTCGTCGTGCTGCACCACACCCAGTGCGGGATCGGCCTGCTGGCGGACCAGCCGGAGCTGCTCGCCGACTACTTCGGGACCGACGCGGCCGGCCTGCCCGCCCAGGCGGTCGGCGACGCGCGCGCGGCCGTCGCCCACGACGTCGCCGCCCTGCGAGCGGAGTCCCGGCTCGAAGGCGTACGGGTCTCCGGCCTTGTCTACGACGTGGAGACCGGCCGCGTCGAGACCGTCGTCGAGCCGTAGTCCGGGCGGAACGCCGGACCGCGGCCGCCCGCTCGACATCACAGGGGCGGGCAGGCGCCGGCGCCACCGCTCACCCCTCTTTGCACGCCACATGCCGACAGGAGCTGTCATGACCGACACGGACGAACTGGTCCGGCGCAACGGGGACTTCGTCGCGGCGGAGTTCCGCACGCGACCGGGTCTCACCATCAACCCCACGGGCAACATGATGGTCGTCGGCTGCGTCGACCCCCGGGTGGATCCCACGCGGATTCTCGGACTCGGACTGGGCGAAGCGGCGGTGATCCGCAACGTGGGCGGCCGTATCACCCCCGCGACCCTGCGCACCATGAACATGCTCGGCAAGGTCGGCGCGGCGAACCCGGACGGCAAGGTGAGCGGCGACTGGAACCTCGTCCTGCTGCATCACACCGACTGCGGCATGACCGACCTGGCCTCCTTTCCCGAACTCCTCGCCGAGTACTTCGAGATCCCGGAGAGCGAACTCGCCGCCAAGTCGGTGAGCGACCCGTACGGTTCGGTCCGGGTGGACACCGACCTCATCCGGCAGGAGATCCGCAGGCCCGACTTCCTGGTGTCCGGGCTCGTCTACGACGTCTCCACCGGAACCGTCGAGATCGCCGTCCCGCCCACACCGGTCCCGGCCGACCGACTGCCGGACTGATGGACCGCCCGGTTGGCTGCTTGGCCCGACCAGCAATCCGGGAGTCGGCTGGTTCGGTCGGCTGGTCGGTTCGGCCGGTCGGTCGGTTCGGCCGGTTCGGCCGGTTCGGCCGGTTCGGCCGGCTGACGCACTGACTGTCCGGTCAACCGAATTACCTGAGACTGTGTCTGACGCCTGGTCAGCCTTCGCTCCGCGCGCGGTGCGAAAAAACCGTACGCCGCGGAACCCACGATCGGACAGCCATGTGCGATTCCACTCACGCCTCCGTGCCCGATGCCGCGCGCACCGCCCCGCGTCCCGCGCCCGGCACCGCGACCGACCCGATCGCCCTCGCTCCCGTCGACGAGATCAGGATCACGGTCCTGATGGACAACACCTACGACGCGCTGCTGGTCGGTGACAGCCGGACGGGCAGAGCCGGTTTCGGGCCCGCGACCGTTCCCGCCGGACAGTTCGTGTCCGGCCGGACGTCCGTCGGTCTGCTGGCCGAGCACGGCTTCTCCGCCCTGGTGACCGTTCGGCGCGCGGAACGTGACACGACCCTGCTGTTCGACGCGGGTCTCTCACCCGACGGGATGGTGGACAACGCGAGGCGCCTCGGCGTCGATCTGACCGCTCTGCAGGGCGTCGTCCTGAGCCACGGCCACTTCGACCACGCCGGTGGCCTGAGCGGTCTGGCGGCCGAGCTGGGCAGCGGCCGGATGCCGATGGTCGTGCACCCCGCCGTGTGGACCCCGCGCCGTGTCATGACGCCGCAGAACGTCTTCGAGATGCCCACCCTCAGCAAGACGGCCCTCGACGCCGAGGGGTTCGAGGTCATCGAGCGGCGCCACCCCTCCCTGCTCGTCGACGGGAGCGTGCTGATCACCGGTGAGGTCGACCGCACCACCGGTTTCGAGCACGGCATGCCCGTCTCCCACCAGGCGTGGCGGGACGAGCACTGGCGTCACGACCCCCTCGTCATCGACGACCAGGCGCTGGTGGTGCACCTCAGGGGACAGGGACTGGTCGTGCTCACCGGGTGCGGACACGCCGGTGCCGTCAACATCGTGCGCCACGCGCGACGGCTCACCGGCGTCGCCACGGTGCACGCCCTGCTCGGCGGTCTTCACCTGAGCGGGCCCGCCTTCGAACCCGTCATCGGCCCCACGGTCGCCGCGCTCACCGCGCTGGCCCCGAAGCTGCTGGCTCCAGGGCACTGCACCGGCTGGCGCGCGCAGCACACCCTCGCCGCGGCCCTGCCGGCGGCGTGGGTTCCCAGCAGCAGCGGCACCACGCACCATCTCGTCGCCGCCTGACGCCGTCGCACGTCACCCCGACACCGTCACACCGCGCCTCGACGCCCCTTGGCGCAAGCGCGCCTGTGGCCCGGGGAAGCCCTCACTTCCCCTCACCGGCCGGACGATTCCTCCCCGGCGGACGATCCCTCCTCGCGCGCCACCCGCGCCCACTCCTCGGCGGACAACGCGAGGAGCCGGCGTACGGACCCGGCGTCGGGCAGCGAGCCGTGGTCGCCCGTCACCCCGAGGGCGGAGACGGCCGTGATGTGGCCGAGGCGCAGGGCGCGCGCCAGGGTCTCCCCGCGGAGCAGACCGGCCAGGAATCCCGCGGCGAAGGCGTCACCCGCGCCGACGGGTTCGACCACCCGCGTGCGCAGCGCCGGCACCACGACGACGTCTCCTTCCAGGACCGCGGCGGTGGCGGATTCGGCGCCGTCCTTGACGACGACGATCCGCGGACGCGGCAGCAACTCCCGTACGCCGTCGGCCGTGAGGTCGGCGCCCCACAGGTTCTGGGCCTCGTCCAGACCGACGAAGACGACGTCCGCACGGTCGGCCAGGTCCCGCAGGACGGTGGCCGCCGTGTCGTCGCGCCACAGGGCGGGGCGGTGGTTGACGTCGAAGCTGACGGCGTACGGCCGTTCGGCGGGCGCGGTGCCCAGCGCGCGGCTCACCAGTTCCCGGCAGGACGGGGACAGCGCCGGGGTGATCCCGCTGACGTGCAGGAGGGACGCTGCGCGTACGGGTGGGGTGTCCAGCAGACCGGGGCCGAGGGCGGAGGCCGCTGACCCGGAACGGTAGTAGTGGACGCGGGTTCCGTCCGGGTGAGGGGACTTGAGGAGCAGACCGGTGGGGCGGTCGGGGTCGGTGCGGACATGCGTGACGTCGACGCCCGCGGCGGCGACGCAGGCCCGGACGCGCCGGCCGGGCGCGTCGTCGCCCAGGGCGGAGAGCCAGGCCACCGGTATGCCGTGGTCGGCCAGGTACATCGCGACGTTGGACTCGGCTCCCGCCACCGTCAGGCGCAGGTGCTCGGCGTCCTCCAGCGGACCGACCGGGTCCGGAGCCAGGGCCGCCATGGTCTCCCCGACGCACACGACGGGGCCGGGGGCGGGACGCCACGGCGCGGTCACGCGGGTCCCCCGGCCGGCAACACCGGCGGGAGCGCGGCGTCGTGGAGGCGGAACGCGGGCGTCGGCGGGCCGGGCACGTCCACACGGACGGAGAAGACCGCGCCGTCCTCGGGACGCGGATCGGTGAGCCCGACCCGGGCGGTGGTGACGTGCAGGACGTCGTGCTCCAGGCACACCCCGGCGGGTTGGCTCGCGGGCAGTCGCAGGACGCGGTCGGGCGTGCCGTCCGCGAGGTGACGGCGCACGGTACCGGTCCCCCACACGGCAACCCACAGGGCTCCCTCGGCGTCGACGGTCATGCCGTCGGGGCTGCCGTCGTCCACCGTGGCGAAGACCTCGGCCGTCCCGAGGACGCCGGTGTCCGGGTCGACCGGGTGGCGCCGGATCACTCCCCTGGCGCTGTCCGCGAGGTACATGACCGTGCCGTCGGCGGTGAAGGCGGGGCCGTTCGCGATGGTGATGCCCTCCAGGACCCGGACCACGGTGCCGTCGTGGTCGACCCGGTAGAGCGAACCGGCGTTCTCGTCGGCGTCGTAGCCCATGCTGCCCGCCCAGAAGCGGCCGGAGGGGTCGGCGACCGCGTCGTTCATGCGCGTGCGGACCGCCGCGCCGTCCTCGGGCCGGGCCAGCCAGGTGGTCGCGCCGCCGGGCGCCAGCAGGCAGACGCCGGTGTCCGCGGCGGCGATCCAGGTGCCGGGGTGCCCGGCCACCGGGGCCACCGCGCCTACGGGGAACGGGAGTCGGGCCAGAGGCTCCAGGGGGCCGGCCGGGTCCTTCGGCGCCCTGAGGAGGCGACCGGCGAGGAGGTCGACGAGGACGACCTCCTCGCCCGTCCAGCGGATGCCCTCGCCGAGTTCCAGGCGGTCGGGGCGGGTGACGAGCGCGGGGGTGTTCATCGTCCGGCCTCCTCCGCCACGACGCGGAAGGCGCGGGCCCGGTCGCGGAGCGCGGCGAGGCTGCCTCCGTCCGCGGCGTCGCCGACCAGGGGCGAGCCGACACCGACGGCCGTGGCCCCGGCGGTGAGACAGGCGTGGGCGGCGGCCTCGTCGATCCCGCCGACGGGGACGAACGGCGCGTCGGGGAAGGGGCCGCGCAGTGCCCTGAGGTAGTCGGCGCCGCCGAAGGGCGCGGCGGGGAAGAGTTTCAGGGCCTCGGCGCCGAGCGCGCGGGCGGCGATGACGTCGGTGGGGGTCAGCACCCCGGCGAGGACCGGCAGGCCCAGGTCCCGGGCCGCGCCGACGCCGTCGCCGAGTCCGGGTGTCACCACGAAGCCGGCTCCCGCACGGTGTGCGGCGCGGGCGTCGTCGGCGGTCAGGACCGTCCCGGCGCCCAGGAGCGCGTCGGGCCCGAGCGCGTGCCGGGCCCGCTCGATGACGGTGAGGGCGTCCGCTCCGCTCAGGGACACCTCTATGAGGCCGACGCCCTCCTCGGCGAGGGCCAGTACCGTGCGCAGCGCGGCGTCCGCGTCGCCTCCGCGGACGATGGCGAGCAGTCGACGGGCGGCCAGGGCGGCTTGCAGATCCACGGCAGGGAACTCTCCTTCTGGACAGCGGTGTTCAGGGGCAGCGGCAGACGGTGCTGAGGGTGAGGCGCCAGCGCACCTCGCCGGAGCCGGGGACGCGGGCGGCGTCGTCGGGTCCTGCCTCGGCGAGGTCGAAGACACGGCCGAGCATCGGTTCGACGCCGATGCTGCGGTAGGGGGCGTGCTGGGGGAAGCCGCCGAGGTTGCGCCACAGGGCGACCGACACCGGCTGCTCCTCGGCGTGCAGGGCCAGGCCGAGGCGGTCGGGGCCGTCGTGGACGCAGGCCCGCCGGGCGTCGACGACGGCCCCGACGGCGGTGCCGTCGTCGGGGCCGAGCCGGTGCAGGGGGACTCCGCACGGGGACGGCCACGCGCCGGTGATCCAGGGTGCGCCGGCCGGCCAGGGGCAGTCGACGAGCGCGGCGGCCTCCGGGAACAACCGGGTGGGCGCCCCTTCCGGCAGGTGGAGGGTGGCGGCGGCCGACAGGTCGAGCAGGGCGTGCGCGGCCCAGACGAAGCGGAATCCCGGCTCGGCGGTGAGGACGTAGTCGGCCTCGGCCCCGTCGGCCGTGGCCCGGATCGTACGGCGGAGGGTGAA includes:
- a CDS encoding carbonic anhydrase — protein: MGVVETLTDRNAEFAKNGFTEGLRMMPALKTIVIGCVDPRVDPAAVLGAEQGEIAAIRNVGGRVTPRTLMELVMLRKVTQAAGADLGPGWELVVLHHTQCGIGLLADQPELLADYFGTDAAGLPAQAVGDARAAVAHDVAALRAESRLEGVRVSGLVYDVETGRVETVVEP
- a CDS encoding carbonic anhydrase, which translates into the protein MTDTDELVRRNGDFVAAEFRTRPGLTINPTGNMMVVGCVDPRVDPTRILGLGLGEAAVIRNVGGRITPATLRTMNMLGKVGAANPDGKVSGDWNLVLLHHTDCGMTDLASFPELLAEYFEIPESELAAKSVSDPYGSVRVDTDLIRQEIRRPDFLVSGLVYDVSTGTVEIAVPPTPVPADRLPD
- a CDS encoding MBL fold metallo-hydrolase; translation: MCDSTHASVPDAARTAPRPAPGTATDPIALAPVDEIRITVLMDNTYDALLVGDSRTGRAGFGPATVPAGQFVSGRTSVGLLAEHGFSALVTVRRAERDTTLLFDAGLSPDGMVDNARRLGVDLTALQGVVLSHGHFDHAGGLSGLAAELGSGRMPMVVHPAVWTPRRVMTPQNVFEMPTLSKTALDAEGFEVIERRHPSLLVDGSVLITGEVDRTTGFEHGMPVSHQAWRDEHWRHDPLVIDDQALVVHLRGQGLVVLTGCGHAGAVNIVRHARRLTGVATVHALLGGLHLSGPAFEPVIGPTVAALTALAPKLLAPGHCTGWRAQHTLAAALPAAWVPSSSGTTHHLVAA
- a CDS encoding sugar kinase produces the protein MAALAPDPVGPLEDAEHLRLTVAGAESNVAMYLADHGIPVAWLSALGDDAPGRRVRACVAAAGVDVTHVRTDPDRPTGLLLKSPHPDGTRVHYYRSGSAASALGPGLLDTPPVRAASLLHVSGITPALSPSCRELVSRALGTAPAERPYAVSFDVNHRPALWRDDTAATVLRDLADRADVVFVGLDEAQNLWGADLTADGVRELLPRPRIVVVKDGAESATAAVLEGDVVVVPALRTRVVEPVGAGDAFAAGFLAGLLRGETLARALRLGHITAVSALGVTGDHGSLPDAGSVRRLLALSAEEWARVAREEGSSAGEESSGR
- a CDS encoding SMP-30/gluconolactonase/LRE family protein, with protein sequence MNTPALVTRPDRLELGEGIRWTGEEVVLVDLLAGRLLRAPKDPAGPLEPLARLPFPVGAVAPVAGHPGTWIAAADTGVCLLAPGGATTWLARPEDGAAVRTRMNDAVADPSGRFWAGSMGYDADENAGSLYRVDHDGTVVRVLEGITIANGPAFTADGTVMYLADSARGVIRRHPVDPDTGVLGTAEVFATVDDGSPDGMTVDAEGALWVAVWGTGTVRRHLADGTPDRVLRLPASQPAGVCLEHDVLHVTTARVGLTDPRPEDGAVFSVRVDVPGPPTPAFRLHDAALPPVLPAGGPA
- a CDS encoding bifunctional 4-hydroxy-2-oxoglutarate aldolase/2-dehydro-3-deoxy-phosphogluconate aldolase; protein product: MDLQAALAARRLLAIVRGGDADAALRTVLALAEEGVGLIEVSLSGADALTVIERARHALGPDALLGAGTVLTADDARAAHRAGAGFVVTPGLGDGVGAARDLGLPVLAGVLTPTDVIAARALGAEALKLFPAAPFGGADYLRALRGPFPDAPFVPVGGIDEAAAHACLTAGATAVGVGSPLVGDAADGGSLAALRDRARAFRVVAEEAGR